A window of Candidatus Woesearchaeota archaeon genomic DNA:
CCCTGCAGTGCGTCTTTATTGTTGTCTTCTTTCCCTTGGCGATTTTTGAGAGGAGCTTTTTCTCCTGCTCAGTGAATCCCCTTTTGATTTTCCTTCTCTCCCTTGAGGGAAGGAGCTTCATGAG
This region includes:
- the rps19p gene encoding 30S ribosomal protein S19 (protein S19 forms a complex with S13 that binds strongly to the 16S ribosomal RNA); translated protein: MVKKEFIFKGKKLEELQSMSIESLMKLLPSRERRKIKRGFTEQEKKLLSKIAKGKKTTIKTHCR